The Nymphaea colorata isolate Beijing-Zhang1983 chromosome 5, ASM883128v2, whole genome shotgun sequence DNA segment AGATTTGGTCCAATGAAAACAACATATCTTGTAATGGATTTTCGATCATAtggatctcctgcccagtctgtGTCAGAATAGGCATTTATGGAATAATCTTGTCCTATGTGTATAACAAAATCATAATCAATAGTTCCCTTTAAGTATCATAGAATTCTCTTGACTGCTTTCCAATGTTCGTTAGTCGGAGGATGCATAAATTGACAGACTTTGCTTGCTGCAAAGGAAATGTTTGGTCTAGTAAGAGTAACATACTGAAGTGCTTCCATAGATACTTGGGTATTGAAAAGTTGTACCAGAGTGAATATGCAGTGGTGGAGAGACAGCCACGAGAGAGTTAGCAATTTTGGCATCAAGTAATTTTGTTCTTCGCAATAAATTTCCAATATACTTTCATTGAGATAATAGAACTCTTTGCTTATGGTTTTCAACTTGAAtgcctaaaaaaaatgtaagtctCCAAGATCTTTTAATGCAAATTCTTGTCCAAGCCTACGTATAAGATCTTGCACATTTCTTGGAGAATTTCCAGTTATAatgatatcatctacatatataagaataaaatcCGTATAATTTTCGTGtcttaaaatgaagaaagaattgTCAATTTGTGCACCTTTGAATCTCATTTGTTGAAGAAAGAGGCTGAGTCTTGAAAaccatgctcttggtgcttgCTTGAGTCCGTAGAGGACTCATTGAAGTTTACAAACATAGTTTGGGAATTTTGGGTCTTTGAATCCTTGTGGTTGATTCATATAAACATTCTCATTGATGTGTTcatgaaggaaagcattttgTATATCAAGCTGCCTTAAGTACCAATTTTGTGTGATAGCAAGGGAAGTAATAGTTCTGATTGTGGTTGGTTTAACTACAGGACTAAAAGTCTCGAAATAATCTACTCTTTCTTGCTGACTATATCCTTTTGCAACCAGCCTCGCTTAGTATCTTTCTAAACTTTCATCTGCTTTGTGCTTTATCTTATAAATCCATTTGCATTCCACAATATGTTGCTCATTTGTGCGAAGAACAAGAGTTCAAGtatgatttttcttcaatgCAATAATTTCATTTCTCATAGCAGCGATCCAATTTGGATCATTGTTTGCTTCTTGAAACTGTATATTATCTTTATCCTGAGAGTGCTTGACTAAGAGCATCTATAGAAGAGAGTGTTTTGTTGAGTAAACCTTTGGTTTCAACGTGCTATCTTGGAATCTAATCGTCATATGGTGAGTTCTTGTGTGAATTGGTGGAGGAGTTGTGCTTTTGATTTGCATTCTCACCTTGACGAGCCATACTTTGATCTGGATTCTCATCTTACCATTTGATTGATTAACACCAGTAGGAGTTCCGTGTGTCCTCTCAATATTGTCATCAATACCATTTTGAGAGAATGGATATTGTATAGTGACAATCTGGTTGTCATGACTTTCCTTTCTGTAATTTTTCTTGTCAAATCTCTCTTCATTTTGATTGAAGGGGAACCaactttgataaaaaataacatgacaTGATATAAAAATTCTTTCTGTTCTGAGATTGAGACAAAAATATCTATGATGCCTTGGTGCATAGCccagaaaaacacatttttcagatttatgctcaaatttatttttcatgtatgACTACAAGCATGGGAAACATGCACATCCaaagatttttaagaaattgtaaTCTGGTTTGGTTTTGAACATGACTTCAAATGGACTCAGTCCTCCAATTTTTTTGGTGGAAACTCTGTGGCTGTATGAAAAGCATAAGACCAATACTTTTTTGTCACGCAATCATCAACCAACATAGTGAGCTCGGTTTTAACAACATGGCAATGATGTCTTTcaactgcatcattttgttttGGAGTGTGAGGACAAGAAATCTTATGTCCAATTCCATTTGATTCAAGAAAACCAGTAAGACCTTGATATTCTACACCCCAATCTGAATgcagaaatttaatttttgcaCCCGTAACAAGCTCAACATGCGATTTaaacttttggaaaacttcATATAAGTCTGATTTGTTCTTGAGAAGGTATATCCAAGAATATTTTGAATAGGCATCAATAAATAAAGCATAATATCTATATCCATCAATACTAGTTATGGGTGTAGGGCCCCAAACTTCAAAATAAACAATATCTAAGAATCCATGTACTGATGTAGAAGTCTTGTTAAAGGGTAGACGATGACTCTTACccttttgacaagcttcacatACTTTATGTTGCATAAAATCATCATAAGACAAACCAAAATTATTCAAGATGTTCATAACAATCTTTAAAGAGAGATGACCAAAACGTCTATGCTAAGTGTCAACCGAGTCCTTGACGCCAACATCTCTAGTGGTGAAGACTTGTTTGTTCTTGTTCAAGGTCAATTTGTATAAACCTTCTTCACTTTGACCTTAGAGCAACACTTTTCTTGAGGTGAGATCCTTGACATAACAACAAGAAGGgtgaaattcaaagaaaacattattctCATTCGCAAATTTGTGTATTGACATGAGATTTTTAGAGATGTTAGGTACATGAAGAATATTACTCATGACAAATCTGTCAAAAAAAGTAGAACCAATGTGGTTAATAGCCAATCCTGATCCATCTCCAATAAGAACACCATCATTGCCTTGATATTTAGAGTGTAGAGATAAGTTGTTCAAGTCACTGGTCACATGATGTGATGCCCCAGAATCTGGATACCAGTTTTGACCATTGGTGGAGCTCTGGTGAGGGGCCACATGATATGCTTTTGGTGCCAAAGGTGTATTATTTTGAGCATAAGAGACAAGTTGATAACATGAGCGAGCAGAGTGACCAGGTTTTTTACAAATTTGGCAAGCAATACAAGGTCAATTACTTTGAGATCAGCCACCACGACTTCTAAAATTGCCGCTAGGGTTTCCACTTCCACCACGATAAAGTGATCCTCCATGGTTTTGATTGTGGAAAAAGAAACTAGCATTGTTTGTCAAATTAATAGAAGCATTCAGCTGATCAGTTTCAACACCAATACTCTTTATTATATTGTGTTCTTGAGTCAAGAGTAGACCATGAAGCTCTTTCAACGTCACTGGTGTAGATCGGATCTCCATTAAGACCCTAAAAGCTTGATACTCATTTGGCAGTCCTTTCAATAAATGCATGATAAGGTCATCTTCATCAACAAGTTTAGAGACAATAGTTAATTGTTGCGCAATAGATTTTGCGTGCTAAAATTCATCTActgtcttgttttctttctttagatTCTAAAATTGACCTCTAAGATGAATTATGCATGAATGAGAATGAGAGACATATGATCTCTTTAAGAAAGACCAGACTTCATATGCAATTTTCAAGCCAATGATTTGACACAAGACGTTTTTACTCAATGAGGTAATAATCCAACTTAAAACAAGTTGATCATGCTTTAACCATAATATATAATTAGGATTAACATCTTCAGAATTTCTAATAGTTTTGGGTGGACAATGGTTTGTTCCATCAATATAACACATGAGTCCTCCATAAGTGATCGAGATGGGTTTGAGTTGAGCAGCCCAAACCGTATAATTATCTGTTGTAAGTTTGATAGAGAGAAACTAAAAAAAGTTTGATGGCACCTAGTTAAAGTTGAAGTTAGTGCTGAGAGTTCTGTTCGACATTGAAGATGTCGATGATGTTGCCATAGATATCAATGAATGAAGCCAATTGGGGTGTAGGTTTGTATTGCCGGCACTTCGAAAGAGTCGGCAGTTCTCAGCAGGATTCGCCGCGCAGCTCTGATACGGTGAAGGGAGAATTGTTGGGACACGCAAATCCTGACATGTTGACAGCCGACTCACCGGGAAACAAAGAATGGTAGAATATTCCGTTGGGTTTCGCTGGAATTCCTCTTTCGCACCGCAAAAGTGGAAAAACTGCCGGCAGACTTCAAAAATCGATTTCTCCCTGATTTCTCAATGGTTTTGGATGGGTAAGGGCTCAAAATGCTCGGAATTTCGTCAGCTTTCTCCTCAAATGATCAAAACACATTTTGATCTCAGGATCTGACGGATTTAATGTCGGCAGTAGTCGGACTCCACTGAAAATAAAGAACACATGTCCGAGGGAAGAATCTATGAAAATTAGCTGCGGAGTGATTCACCATCTAAGGATCAATACTTAGAGCAGAAACCGTgaagctctaataccatgtaaaGAAGGATATGAACAAgaatgaatatgaaattttaacGAGGTTCGGTGCTGGAATCATCTAAGTCCTCAATGTCTCTCTACTTTCTTTTCAACATGTTATGAGAGATAGAAATTCCACTATTTAAAGAACTCAAATCACAATCTTTGACTCCTAAAATCATGGAGTTGATATCCAacttgttttcttaaaaaatatcattttctattttatctcTTTCGATAGATAAAGAGATTTGGACATCGACCTCTTTTTTAGCAACTCCTGATTTTTTAGCAATTGATTGCATCATCTGATTTCTTGACAACAGATTTATCATATTTATCTAACTTATGCGTATGATCATTCTTTGCTGCATGAATTGGTTCTCTAACACCCACAAAGCCATATCTCCCCTCATCCAATAAATCTTGCTTCCATAACAGACGGAAGATCTATCAGCTCTAATGCAAAACACCCTTTTAAGACACTTCGACTGTAGCCAGAAAGCTAGGTAAATATCAAAACTCTTCCTATCCAGTGTGGACCAGTAGTCAGTCGCAACTCCAGTCGCTAACCATGGCCTCATCACCTCAAATTCCTTAGCCATACCCCTCGTCGGCATCTCCTTCAGATCCTCCCAAACTGTTGACATGCGGTCTTGCTCAAGACACTCCGTCCACCATGCACGATGGAGTTTCTGTATTTCCATAAGGAGCTAACGATAAGCGTTGGCCCTGCTGCCCAACAATCTGATAGCCAGCCCCGCTTCGGTCTACTCTCTGTCCACTTACATATTAGCACCTTACTCCTAGCAGCATTCGACATTTTCCTATGAAATTTATTGCACCCAAACTTCCAAAGATTCTTCGCTCATGTACAAGTGATAAGCAGATGGGATGTGGAATCAGCGTCCCTCATACAGACTGGACACCTGCTAGCAAGCAAAATGTGTTGGAGCCTCGAGTCTATAAGTAACTAATCCTCAATAGCCAAGTAGAGGAACCACGGAGCCGAAGGGGGCACATGCTTAGTCCAGATAATGGCTTTCCATGCTTCTAAAACGGAAGTCTCTTTGATCAAATCATCAACCATGTTCTTGgtagaaaaaaaagatttgatatCCGCTGCACACAAAAGAATAAGATCGTCAACAAATAAAAGGGCCGAGGGGGCGATTATTCATACATCTTGGTTTTGGCAGCATAATATGGTTCCAATCCTTATCcgcttttgttttcttgttcaagATTTCCATAACCAGCACAAATAGATAAGGCGAAAGAGGGTCCCCTTGCCGCAGACCCCTATGACCATCAAAGAATCTCTCTTCCCTTCCATTCACCAACATAGCGAAGGAAGATGAGGAGACACATGCCAGGATCCTACTAACCCAGCATTTCTGGAAGCCTAGAATCACCAAAGCTCTTCTTAAGAAAATCCAATTTGTCATGTCATATTCCTTCGCAAAATCAACTTTAAGTAAGATGGAGGCTCCATTTTGTTTTCCCCAGACTGTTCATCACTTCATGTGCTAATAACACCTGACCATGGATGAGTCTCTTGGATAGGAAAGCACCCTGCTCCTCCCCCACGATTCTATGCAGAATGTGCCTCATTCTTCCTACCATAACTTTGTAAATACAGTTGCAAAGAGCAATTAGCCTAAAGTCCTTAATATCCTTGGCAACAACTTGAGAAATGAGCGCGATATGCACCCTGATAACCTTTCGCATTAATCTGCCAGACCTAAAGAAAATTTTCACTGCCTCACAAACATCCAAACCGATAATGTCCCAGAAAGATTTGAAAAAGTCAGCTAGAAAACCATCTGGCCTAGGTGCTATATCACTACAACAACTGAACACTGCCTCTTTGATTTCTGTATTAAAAACAAATGACAACAGCTTCAGATTCTTTTCTCCAGTAACTCGCAGGCCATCTGCCAACAACTTTGATTCTCTTCCCTAGTAATTCTCTTCTCTTGATTCTCCTCTTTATAGAACTGTTCGAAGTAATTAGAACTAGCCTCCAGCACCTGCTGGGGCCCACTGTATGCTGAGTTCCCCACTCTACGTTCATCAATATAATTTCTGCATCTCCTTTTGTTGACACGCTTTTGAAAAAAGAATGTGTTTCTATCACCCTCCTAAAGCCATTTTATCCTTGCTTTCTGTCGCCATAGCGAAGCTTCTTCCTTTAAGGATTGCTCCAACTCTTGCCTGAGAACCCATTCCAAATTAACATTCCAAGGCTGCCTTGTCTGGGTACATCTTTGGATCGGCTATAGTTCCAATCTTATCTGCTCCACATGAGAATGGATGTTCGTCGTATACTGCCGCATTCCACCAAGCAAGCGCTTTTCGAGTAGCTTCCAACTTCTGCACTAAACAGATCATCTTACAGCCTCTGACTCTCTGGTTCCAAGCCCTCTGAACGATCTCCCGACTGCCCTCTCGAAGCGCCCAACgattaaaatatttgaataacCCATGGCCTGCACGCGCTCCTTGCTTTCTCTTCAGGTCCAAAATCAATGCATTGTGATTGGAAGTGGTTCTTGGCATAACTTCCAATCTGAAGTGAAGAGATTGGTCGTCACCCCAACCATCCCTGACCGCAGCCCAGTCTAAGATATGATACGTCGGTTCTTAAACTGTTGCTTTTAAaacctttttctattttaacgtttttttgtTAGCGGGTGGTCCTTTATCAATTAGGTTGAGTGATTCTCCacagatctcagatccaagagaatctcaaatccatgatagCTTAAATCCATAATTGTGTCAAACAGTGAATTTCAGTTTGGTTTAATGTaaaaagtgtggatttgaaatcggATTGGGAGATTTGAGATCTGTGATAACCAAACCAACCTTAGGTGCAAAGCTTGAGCGCCTCTTTGAAGTGGTCTAAAAGTTGGGTGTCTTCTtgttgtttgtaattttttgaatttttaaaatattttaaaataaagaatgaagaatATTTGACATATGACTGACATTAATTGAAAGTAATACACTTAAATCTTCAAGTAATGATCAAAACATGTGTCACTTTTAGGGGGCTCCTATATAAAATCCTTGAAATTTGAGAACCTTTAATTTAAGATCGGACCTGTCTCTCTTCAATCTTAAATCAGACATTCTTTACAAAAGAAACATTTCATGGGTAGATCGACATAAAATCTTCAAAGTACGTCAAAAAGGCCACATTTCTGCATGAAATTCTCGTACAGGAAGTGATAAGAAAGTCCTCCTTTTGCATTCCGCCAGGCGCCTGGAGGAGTGTGGCAATGCCGGAAGCTATCTTACTTCCCCCTCTGAGATGCCCACCGCTTCGTCTTCGTTCCCGCGAATCAGGCGTTAGAGCCCGACCTTCCGGCTTGTGCCGGCTTCCAACTGCAGATGTTCGACAGGACAAACCCCCCACCACCAACACCTCGATGGTCCCTAAAACGGAAAGTTCCAAAACGGAGAGAGGGACGACCTTCATCGTAGGTGAGTGCTTCTACAGGCAGGAGAGTGCACTCGGGAGGGACCTGGGAGTCCTCTCGGCGGCTCTTTACAAGCGCTCCAGGGGCGCCCTTTCCGTTCTTGATGCCATGTGCGGCTGCGGCGTGCGGTCCCTTCGCTATCTCACCCAATCTGACGCCGACTTCGTCTGGGCGAATGATGCCAACGACGATAGCCGGAGAACGATATTGGAGAATTTGTCTCAGGAGGTGAGGGAAGTGGAAGGGAGGAGAAGGTGGGTGGTCACCCATTCAGACGCCAACCGGTTGATGGTTGAGAGGTACCTCAACAGCGACTATTTCGACCTCATCGATATCGATTCCTTTGGGAGCGACTCCTCATTCTTGAGATCAGCTTTCGCGGCGCTCAAGCTCGACGGATTGCTCTATCTCACCTCAACCGATGGATATTCCTCCGGGGGGCATCGGCCTCAACAGTGAGTTCTTTGAGATTCAAGGTTTTCTTTTCCCCCTTGGATTTTCGTTTTTCTTGTTCAGATCTGGTCCTTGATTGTGCGACTGCgtaaaatttgaattatttgcATATCCCACCAATTGGTGCTCAAGGTTCTTGCTTTTTATTTACTGAACACGCTATGGATTTTGACCATTTCCAGAGTGCGCcttgagaaggaaaaaatgcTGGTGCTTATTTGAATGGGCTGTTGGATGTTCGTTTATATACTTTCACAGATATAACAAGCTAAAATGTGAAGCATATGCCAGTAGCGAGAAGAAGCCTCCAAATATGCAGCTTTATTGAGAAAAAGTTGGCCTAATTCTTTGTTAACACATCTACAGGAAATCGTTAATCTTTTAGCCTACTGCAAATAAAGGCTCATTCGAAGTCCAACAAACGGCAGCCTGAATTAAGAACGTAGTTCTTTAACAACCGCCTAATGGAACTAGAATGTTTTAATTGGTCATATGGTCGTTAACCAATTCAAAAGACATTTTGCCTATGTATTTCTCTCAATATCGCAAAGCCATCTCTACCTAGGCGGTTTTCTGTGTACCTTGTTAGCCTATATCATCTTTGGGATCGTGATCTGTTTCGTAAACTTGGTTTTCTTGAATGTTGTTGAGTCTTGACTTTTGTCCCCTTATTTGAGGAAATATTGTTGCTCGTTAAGATGACAAGTGGCAAGGCTGTTCCCATTGAATTTGTTAAGGCTACCAAACTTGGTACCACCAGTATTTAACATGTGGTTTTATAAGATTGACTATGTCCTCTTTGAAGGAAAACTTGTCAATAGTTTAGAAAGGCATATGTCCTGAAATTAAGCTGCATTTGGTGGCAGGGAAAGGTTTCGAGGAGCTTTTTCATGTGTACGGTTGTCCAGAATAAAACAGAAAGGATATCCAAGAGGTTTTGTGAAAGAGAAAAGCTTTCAGAAGTACTTTTTCTATGTTTGCTTACAGGTTCTGCAATGGAGACAGACTCCTCCTAGAAAGTAGACACGATCAATTTTCTGTCCTGTCAAAATACATCCTAAATGACAAGTCATCTGAGAGAATATAgcacaacaaaaacaaacttttaaaatatcatcATACAGTGAGAAGTGCAGTATCTGAATTGTATGCAATGATTCCTCCCTACCTTCCagtattttctgaaaatattaaattacTAAAACTTTAGTACTTGAGGATCTCATTTACTGGATTTAAGGTTTCATGCCTTAGGTAGGAAGTGAGAAGGTTGAAGAATCAGACATTTGGATAAATAATTCATGTGCTGTTTGTTGTCACTGTTGCAAGCATGCGATAATGATGCTACAGTTATCAAAATCCCAGATGGTTTGACTAATCAGTTGAGTCAGTTATTAACTGACTTGTGTTTAAACCAACGGTTAGCTAGTCAGTCTAGTCAATTGGTCAGCCTAGTTAGGTCATATGGATGATGCGACAATCTGAGTAAATGGGGATATGGGGGTATGGCAGGGTATGTACACACATGCAAATAAATAATCCATGAAAGTtctaaattaaaacaaaacaCTTTGGAAGTTCATACACAATATTGTATCAAACAACATAGTTTACAAGTTCATCATTTCAtaatattaaattaaaattaaaaacattgtttatcataagAAGTTTAGCATCATTTTAGCTCCTCTTTGTCCACCTCCGgctcctcttctttcttctcctcccctTCCTCCTTCTGCACAGTGGGAAAAATGGAACAGATGTATCGAAGGATCGTGTAACTCTGAAGAAAGAAATTTgagttcattttcttcttgataTTCCAATGCTGGTAGCATATGAGTTTTGTTATCATTAGTgactcatttttaaaatgttggatcagatttgctttttttcttttctcctgaTATTGTAAATTCATATAAAGATTCTTATTATGTGATTAATAAATGGAACATTTGGGTGTAGCTCTTTAGCTTCATATGGAGCATATGTAAGACCTATGCCTTATTCAAATGAAGTTGGTTTGCGAATGCTTGTGGGTGGTGCTGTTCGAGAAGCTGCTGCACTGGGATTTCAGATATCACCCCTTTTCTCATATTATTCATATCATGGACCAGTTTTCAGGGTCATGCTTCAAGTGAGTCGTGGGCAGCCACTTGAGCATGGGTGAGACACCTGAGTATGACTTCTGCCTTAATTTATTTcagatcaaaaaaaaaaaaaaaagatagtcattgtgcattttctttttttacagaCACTATGGTTTCATCAGTTATTGCACAAGGTGTGGGAATTCACGTGCATTCTCATGGAAAGATCTTGGGAAGATGTTTTGCATTTGCAGCAAAAATGAGGTCTTGGATGTTTATTCTCATGTTGCACTTTTGATAATCATGCAAAATTAGTAATTGAAGAAATTTTGCAAATACTGTTCCATAATGATTAAGGCTCATATTGTTAACCATGCAACTGAATTATCAACATCATGTTTAACATGCATTCATATATGCCAGCCTTCTTCTAATGTTTTGTGAAGAAAATGTTTTAGTAGTTATTATTTTGTTGATGAGTTTAAAAcctttgttatttcatttggaaCATTTAGGTTTCCCATTCACTGGTTGTATCAGGCCCCCTCTGGACTGGTCCTCTTCACAATGCTGATCATATCCGTGACTTGTTGAGCTTAGCAGACCAATGGGGATGGACAAATGCTGGTGTAGAAGGAAAGAATCTAGATAAGCTTTTAAGACAGATGCATGATGAAAGTGATCCTCGACTGCCTTTTGGATATATCAAACTTGACGAGGTCTGTATTATTCTTTAAGCATGGACTGTTCCGCTCTGCTTCATGTATTATTGTTATTTATGCTTATGACTATATCTGACTTCAATCACTCTAAGGTGGCAAGCCGAGCAAAAGTCAATTCTCCTCCTCTCAAAGTCATGATGGACGTGCTGCACCAGGTACATATCCTTCTGAATATGGTTAGGATTTTTTTAGTGATCATTTGTTGTTTGCATACATATCTGAGAATCAGAATGATATCTATATGTTCACTTGCTCAACTGTCCTTTAAGTATGTTTGGTTGGATCTCAAACCCGAGGCTGATCTAATATGTGGGACCTATAGTGTAAACAACCACCAGATTTTAGCACTATGAGAAAAAGAGTATTTGAGATCCTAAGTTTATGGCCAAAATCTCTTATTTGAGGTAGGATGGGAGGGGGATCTGACCTTAAGTTTGCAGATATGAGATTCTCAATGATTTCAATTCCGAGGCTATCAAATCCCCTCTTAGGGAAAGCAAAGCATGGGAGGAGACTGGGTTTGGTGATGATATTTTTATAGCACGGATCATTAGCTTCACCATCTGCAACCATGACTTAGTAAGGTACCTATGTTGTTAAAAGTTTTAGGCATAAAATGCTAGGCTTAACTTAGTCATGGATTGAGCCTAGACGGGACTAGATGCATTAAGTAGGTACATAAATAGAAAAGTAAACTAATGAAATGCAATATTTAATGTTAAATTAACAAGAGTAAAGACAAATGAAACGTTTGTCCATGACAAGCAGTTTATCACTCAATTTATAACACATAACACAATTATATTGAATGAAAGCAGTGTTCTTAAAATCAATGCTCAATGTTCATAAAGCATACAAAATATATTAGTTTCTTAAAACTTCAAATATTTATCTACTGTAGAAAAAGAAGCAATATAATTCTTCAACATATTTATCATGATATGGTGGTGGGGTGCCTAGTGCGAGTAATGTCTTTTTTGATGCTGGTTTTAATCTTCGTCTTTAGAGTCTAGAACTATTTGGTCAGTGTCATCTAAAGTTTTTGCAATTTGCTTATGTACTTGATGTGGTGGAGAAAGGCATGCTACCACATGAAGCTGCCCAAGATGATAGCCAACAACCTACCACATCCAACTGAATTTTCAATCCACCAGAAATATAATGAACACTTCAATGTGGTGTTTTATGTAAAAGTGTGTAATATGTATCTTATGATGCattatatttccattttttttaagtgatAACCTACACCCTTGAAACTAGTTTCAGGTGTATAACACATCCATAGCGGCCATGTGATGCTATATGGGGATATATTGTATGACATGGTATGACATGGGCTGCATCATATACGTCCTTGGCAGAGATAAAAAGGGGATCGGGGACctactttttcatgttttttttttcatcacatCTGTTGAAATTAggaagtttatatttaagtgtggtagttttctgattatttaaaagttaaagtCTTCTTGagtcatttatatctttttgtgtctctcttgtgtaaagacACTAGCCAacccctattctctctttaaataagagattagggttagcaatgaaagaacattttgtttgttctcactctctctctctccctctcgttctcttctct contains these protein-coding regions:
- the LOC116253967 gene encoding tRNA (guanine(26)-N(2))-dimethyltransferase isoform X1, translated to MPEAILLPPLRCPPLRLRSRESGVRARPSGLCRLPTADVRQDKPPTTNTSMVPKTESSKTERGTTFIVGECFYRQESALGRDLGVLSAALYKRSRGALSVLDAMCGCGVRSLRYLTQSDADFVWANDANDDSRRTILENLSQEVREVEGRRRWVVTHSDANRLMVERYLNSDYFDLIDIDSFGSDSSFLRSAFAALKLDGLLYLTSTDGYSSGGHRPQHSLASYGAYVRPMPYSNEVGLRMLVGGAVREAAALGFQISPLFSYYSYHGPVFRVMLQVSRGQPLEHGHYGFISYCTRCGNSRAFSWKDLGKMFCICSKNEVSHSLVVSGPLWTGPLHNADHIRDLLSLADQWGWTNAGVEGKNLDKLLRQMHDESDPRLPFGYIKLDEVASRAKVNSPPLKVMMDVLHQEGYAVSRSHIRSNAIKTNCPMTMCVQIAQRIKNDEFLTF
- the LOC116253967 gene encoding tRNA (guanine(26)-N(2))-dimethyltransferase isoform X2; its protein translation is MPEAILLPPLRCPPLRLRSRESGVRARPSGLCRLPTADVRQDKPPTTNTSMVPKTESSKTERGTTFIVGECFYRQESALGRDLGVLSAALYKRSRGALSVLDAMCGCGVRSLRYLTQSDADFVWANDANDDSRRTILENLSQEVREVEGRRRWVVTHSDANRLMVERYLNSDYFDLIDIDSFGSDSSFLRSAFAALKLDGLLYLTSTDGYSSGGHRPQHSLASYGAYVRPMPYSNEVGLRMLVGGAVREAAALGFQISPLFSYYSYHGPVFRVMLQVSRGQPLEHGHYGFISYCTRCGNSRAFSWKDLGKMFCICSKNEVSHSLVVSGPLWTGPLHNADHIRDLLSLADQWGWTNAGVEGKNLDKLLRQMHDESDPRLPFGYIKLDEVASRAKVNSPPLKVMMDVLHQDLQTGKTIGGGYENGGIYILSVSMGLAATSSTSDSTPFQ